A window of the Bacteroides thetaiotaomicron VPI-5482 genome harbors these coding sequences:
- a CDS encoding competence/damage-inducible protein A, with amino-acid sequence MFAEVITIGDELLIGQVVDTNSAWMGQELNKIGIEVLRIVSIRDREEEIMEAVDNAMKRVNIVLVTGGLGPTKDDITKQTLCKYFHTELIFSEEVFENVKRVLAGKIPMNALNKSQAMVPKDCTVINNPVGSASVSWFEKDNKVLVSMPGVPQEMTAVMTESVLPKLREKFQTDVIMHRTFLVQHYPESILAEKLEPWETALPESIKLAYLPKLGIIRLRLTGRGQNKIEVESALNDEQAKLEAILGDDIFSEEDIPLEVIVGELLKKKNLTVSTAESCTGGSIAARLTSIAGSSEYFNGGIVAYSNEVKMNLLHVSPETLEVYGAVSEQTVIEMVKGAMKALKTDCAVATSGIAGPGGGTPEKPVGTVWIAAGYKNEIRTYRQETNRGRAMNIERAGNNALLILRDLLK; translated from the coding sequence ATGTTTGCTGAAGTTATTACCATTGGTGACGAGCTGCTGATAGGGCAGGTAGTCGATACAAATTCTGCCTGGATGGGGCAGGAATTAAATAAGATAGGTATCGAAGTTCTACGCATTGTTTCGATCCGTGATCGGGAAGAAGAGATCATGGAAGCAGTAGATAATGCGATGAAAAGGGTGAATATCGTTCTGGTAACCGGAGGACTCGGTCCCACAAAAGACGATATCACCAAACAAACTCTCTGTAAATACTTCCATACCGAACTGATATTCAGCGAAGAAGTATTTGAGAACGTAAAGCGGGTGCTTGCCGGGAAAATACCGATGAATGCGCTGAATAAGAGTCAGGCAATGGTTCCCAAAGATTGCACGGTCATCAACAATCCGGTAGGAAGCGCTTCTGTCAGCTGGTTTGAGAAAGACAATAAAGTACTCGTATCCATGCCGGGTGTTCCGCAGGAAATGACTGCCGTTATGACTGAGTCCGTATTGCCCAAGCTACGTGAGAAGTTTCAGACGGATGTAATCATGCACCGGACCTTTCTAGTACAACATTACCCCGAATCCATACTCGCTGAAAAGCTGGAACCGTGGGAGACAGCCTTGCCGGAAAGCATCAAATTGGCATATCTGCCCAAACTTGGAATCATCCGCCTGCGACTAACCGGACGGGGACAGAACAAGATAGAAGTGGAAAGCGCACTGAACGACGAGCAGGCTAAGCTGGAAGCGATACTGGGCGATGATATTTTCAGCGAAGAAGATATCCCACTGGAGGTAATCGTAGGCGAACTGCTGAAAAAGAAGAATTTAACCGTTTCCACCGCAGAAAGTTGCACCGGAGGAAGTATTGCGGCACGTCTGACGTCCATTGCCGGAAGTTCGGAATACTTTAATGGAGGAATAGTGGCATATTCTAACGAAGTGAAGATGAATCTGCTCCATGTTTCACCGGAAACACTGGAAGTGTATGGCGCTGTCAGTGAGCAGACTGTGATCGAAATGGTAAAAGGAGCGATGAAAGCGCTGAAAACCGACTGCGCTGTCGCAACTTCAGGAATTGCCGGTCCCGGAGGTGGAACACCGGAGAAACCGGTAGGCACTGTCTGGATCGCTGCTGGTTATAAAAATGAAATTCGTACTTACAGGCAGGAAACGAACCGCGGAAGAGCCATGAATATTGAAAGAGCGGGCAATAATGCGCTATTAATTCTTCGTGATTTGCTCAAATAA